Proteins from a genomic interval of Chroococcidiopsis thermalis PCC 7203:
- the coaD gene encoding pantetheine-phosphate adenylyltransferase has product MLAIYPGSFDPITLGHLDIIERGCELFDRLVVAVLRNPNKTPMFTVQERLEQIRLTTRHLPNLEVDSFDGLTVNYAQMRQAKALIRGLRAISDFEAELQMAHINKTLSSEIETVFLATSNEYSFLSSSVVKEIAKFGGPIDHLVPPHIARDVYRCQAKTHPI; this is encoded by the coding sequence GTGCTAGCCATTTATCCTGGTAGCTTCGATCCAATTACCTTGGGACATCTCGACATTATCGAACGCGGTTGTGAGCTATTCGATCGCTTAGTCGTTGCCGTGTTGCGCAATCCGAATAAAACACCTATGTTCACCGTGCAAGAACGGCTAGAACAAATTCGCCTCACCACTCGTCATTTACCTAATCTGGAAGTCGATAGTTTTGATGGTTTAACCGTCAATTACGCCCAAATGCGACAAGCTAAAGCTCTCATCCGTGGTTTACGAGCAATTTCAGACTTTGAAGCTGAATTACAGATGGCTCACATCAATAAAACGCTATCATCTGAAATTGAAACTGTTTTTTTGGCGACATCAAATGAGTACAGTTTTTTAAGTAGTAGTGTGGTGAAAGAGATCGCTAAATTTGGCGGTCCCATCGACCATCTAGTCCCACCGCACATTGCTCGGGATGTTTACCGATGCCAAGCCAAAACTCACCCAATCTAG
- a CDS encoding AI-2E family transporter: protein MASQLNRPLLSVSNLLLLVATIFLAILLWQLRGLLVTLMIAVVLAAAIAPIVNIAERLRFPRWLAVIGVYLTLVAGLTGVGLLVGPTLIAQIETLVRILPLYIDNLVGLVEQFALKLGITESEIEQFFDLQALTGWIIRSGQQLLVSSYDITTGILGGIFNLILAFLLSGYMVAGRENLISGLVNLFPQPWNDRLAEQVEPIARRMGGYIQGRVLVSAILSVAITIGLGILGLSEFALALGAIAGFTNLIPFLGPILGVIPALVVAISQGGWTFLWVLLLFIVVQNLETYVLDPLLVGSSVQVHPLYQLLAVLGGTQVLGILGAVIVPPWIAGASVLLENLYLRPKLLAEGKAIGKS, encoded by the coding sequence ATGGCATCGCAACTAAATCGTCCTTTGTTGTCTGTATCTAACTTGCTGCTCCTCGTTGCCACTATCTTTTTGGCAATTTTGTTGTGGCAACTCCGAGGCTTATTAGTAACTTTAATGATTGCTGTTGTTTTAGCAGCTGCGATCGCGCCTATTGTCAACATAGCAGAAAGATTGCGGTTTCCTCGTTGGCTGGCAGTCATTGGCGTGTATCTCACTTTAGTGGCTGGCTTAACTGGAGTCGGTTTACTTGTCGGTCCTACCCTGATCGCTCAGATTGAAACTTTGGTGAGAATACTGCCGCTTTATATCGACAATCTTGTCGGACTGGTAGAACAATTCGCGCTCAAATTGGGAATTACTGAATCAGAAATCGAGCAGTTTTTTGACCTGCAAGCATTAACGGGGTGGATAATTCGCTCCGGTCAACAATTATTAGTCAGTTCCTACGACATCACCACCGGCATTTTAGGCGGAATATTTAACTTAATTCTGGCGTTCTTGCTTTCAGGCTATATGGTTGCTGGTAGGGAAAATTTAATTTCCGGTTTAGTCAATTTATTTCCCCAACCGTGGAACGATCGCCTTGCCGAGCAAGTCGAACCAATCGCCCGTCGTATGGGAGGATACATTCAAGGTCGAGTCTTGGTTTCAGCAATTTTATCCGTTGCCATTACAATCGGTTTGGGTATTTTAGGTTTATCAGAATTTGCCCTAGCTTTAGGAGCGATCGCTGGATTCACCAATTTAATTCCTTTTCTCGGACCCATCTTAGGTGTAATTCCGGCTTTAGTTGTCGCCATTTCCCAAGGTGGCTGGACGTTTTTGTGGGTATTGTTGTTGTTTATCGTCGTCCAGAACCTAGAAACCTACGTCCTAGATCCTCTACTTGTTGGTTCCTCCGTCCAAGTCCATCCGCTCTATCAACTACTAGCGGTTTTAGGGGGAACTCAAGTTCTTGGTATTCTAGGAGCCGTGATCGTGCCACCCTGGATTGCCGGAGCATCAGTACTATTAGAAAACCTATATTTACGACCGAAATTATTAGCTGAAGGCAAAGCAATAGGTAAGTCGTAA
- the cysS gene encoding cysteine--tRNA ligase, whose amino-acid sequence MTLTIYNTLTRHQEPFETVEPGKVKMYYCGVTVYDYCHLGHARACIIWDVVRRYLQFLGYEVTYIQNFTDIDDKILNRARQENSSMEAVAERYIQAYFEDMTRLNVKEADAYPRATHTMNGIQRLIFELEQKGYAYPADGDVYYAVKQFPEYGKLSGRKLEDLQAGASGRVDAEDPEGRKKQEPFDFALWKAAKPGEPAWESPWGAGRPGWHIECSAMVRDRLGDTIDIHAGGADLIFPHHENEIAQSEAVTGKSLSHYWMHNGMVKVNGEKMSKSLGNFITIRELLDRPTDPMAVRLFVLQAHYRKPIDFTDEAIAAATNGWHTLREGLLFGHQYGKQLEFGIRNSEFGIEDNFIPEVVQRFKEAVNDDFNFPNGLAVLQPLAKELAREGNLLVHQGKTETPPEELQRQWHTLVTLAEVLGFTVTIEAETTTHDGLSDPEIEAMLEQRQAARKAKNFAESDRIRDELQARGITVIDSRDGTRWHRN is encoded by the coding sequence ATGACCCTGACAATCTACAACACTCTCACTCGTCATCAAGAACCATTTGAGACTGTCGAACCAGGCAAAGTCAAAATGTACTACTGTGGCGTAACAGTATACGACTATTGCCATTTGGGTCATGCACGCGCTTGTATTATCTGGGATGTCGTGCGGCGCTACCTGCAATTTCTCGGATACGAAGTCACGTACATTCAGAATTTTACTGATATTGACGATAAAATTCTCAACCGCGCCCGTCAAGAAAATTCCTCAATGGAAGCCGTAGCCGAACGCTATATCCAAGCATATTTTGAGGATATGACGCGGCTGAATGTCAAAGAAGCAGATGCCTATCCCCGCGCCACGCACACGATGAACGGCATTCAACGACTAATTTTTGAATTAGAACAAAAAGGCTATGCTTATCCCGCAGATGGTGATGTTTACTACGCTGTCAAACAGTTTCCCGAATATGGTAAGTTGTCGGGACGCAAATTAGAAGACTTGCAAGCAGGCGCTAGCGGGCGCGTAGACGCAGAAGACCCAGAAGGAAGAAAAAAGCAAGAACCATTTGATTTTGCTCTGTGGAAAGCCGCTAAACCAGGGGAACCAGCATGGGAATCACCTTGGGGTGCAGGTCGCCCTGGATGGCACATTGAATGTTCGGCAATGGTGCGCGATCGCCTGGGTGATACGATCGACATTCATGCAGGGGGCGCAGATTTAATTTTCCCCCACCACGAAAATGAAATCGCCCAAAGCGAAGCTGTTACAGGCAAATCCCTCTCTCACTACTGGATGCACAACGGGATGGTGAAGGTTAACGGGGAAAAAATGTCTAAATCCCTGGGCAACTTTATCACGATTCGCGAGTTACTCGATCGCCCCACCGATCCGATGGCAGTTAGGTTATTCGTCCTGCAAGCACATTACCGCAAACCAATCGATTTTACCGACGAAGCGATCGCGGCGGCTACCAATGGTTGGCACACCCTCAGAGAGGGATTGTTGTTTGGACATCAATATGGCAAACAATTAGAATTCGGAATTCGGAATTCGGAATTCGGAATTGAAGACAATTTCATCCCTGAAGTAGTACAAAGGTTTAAAGAGGCAGTCAATGACGATTTCAACTTCCCGAATGGATTGGCTGTGCTGCAACCTTTAGCTAAAGAATTGGCGCGAGAAGGCAATCTATTGGTACATCAGGGCAAGACAGAAACTCCACCGGAGGAATTACAACGCCAGTGGCATACTTTGGTAACTTTAGCTGAGGTTTTAGGATTTACCGTCACAATAGAAGCTGAGACTACGACTCATGACGGTTTAAGCGATCCAGAAATTGAAGCTATGCTCGAACAAAGGCAAGCTGCTAGAAAAGCAAAAAATTTTGCCGAATCAGACCGCATCCGTGACGAACTACAGGCTCGCGGAATCACTGTAATTGATAGTCGTGATGGTACGCGATGGCATCGCAACTAA
- a CDS encoding GTP-binding protein produces MTQSQAKRIDLQESHLNRARASIRQALSWYGHLRKPNPQPAKLELAGLVKPDLEVLTSTLNKLETNVICIAAFGLVSRGKSAVLNALVGQKILPTGPLHGVTQYPRSVRWNPGGKVQIELIDTPGLDEIEGQARAQMAKDVARQADLILFVVAGDITRTEYQALCELRQAQKPLILVFNKIDLYPETDREAIYKNLQQLGAGSPTARRLQQLLSSDEIVMVAAEPAAEEVRVEYPDGQVVYEWETPPPQIAELQQKILHVLNREGRSLLALNALLQVKDAEAAIAGKTLDRLHEAAEDLIWQYTKYKALAVGLNPIAVLDVLGGFVADLALIRALAKLYNLPMTGFEATKLLRTILFSSGGLLLSELGSGMLLGLGKSATAIASGDNPFNITAFAGTAIAQGGIAGYGTYAVGKAAQVYLEKGCSWGQFGASTVIQEILSQVEPNTILYRLRLELGQHLS; encoded by the coding sequence TTGACTCAATCTCAAGCCAAGCGAATCGATCTCCAAGAATCTCACCTCAACCGCGCTCGTGCAAGTATCCGCCAAGCGCTATCTTGGTACGGACATCTGCGTAAACCCAATCCACAGCCTGCAAAGCTTGAATTAGCGGGGTTGGTTAAACCAGACTTGGAAGTCCTAACTTCCACGCTGAATAAATTAGAAACGAATGTCATTTGTATCGCTGCTTTTGGATTGGTGAGTCGAGGTAAATCAGCGGTTCTCAATGCCTTAGTCGGGCAGAAAATTTTACCCACGGGTCCCCTACACGGTGTGACTCAATATCCCCGTTCCGTGCGATGGAATCCAGGCGGAAAAGTACAGATTGAATTAATCGATACACCAGGATTGGATGAAATTGAAGGTCAAGCTAGGGCGCAAATGGCAAAGGATGTAGCGCGACAAGCTGACTTAATTTTATTTGTCGTCGCTGGCGATATTACCCGTACTGAATATCAAGCACTTTGCGAACTACGGCAAGCACAAAAACCGCTAATTTTAGTCTTCAATAAAATTGATTTATATCCTGAAACAGACAGGGAAGCAATCTATAAAAATCTCCAACAATTAGGGGCTGGTAGTCCGACAGCAAGACGCTTACAGCAACTTTTGTCTAGCGATGAAATTGTCATGGTGGCGGCGGAACCAGCAGCCGAAGAAGTGCGGGTAGAATACCCTGACGGACAAGTTGTTTACGAGTGGGAAACACCACCACCTCAAATTGCAGAGTTACAGCAAAAGATTTTACACGTACTCAATCGCGAAGGGCGATCGCTACTGGCTTTAAATGCTTTACTACAAGTCAAAGATGCAGAAGCTGCGATCGCAGGTAAAACTCTAGATCGTCTTCATGAAGCGGCGGAAGATTTAATTTGGCAATATACCAAATACAAAGCTTTAGCTGTCGGACTCAACCCCATCGCTGTACTTGACGTTTTAGGCGGATTTGTTGCCGATCTCGCCCTAATTCGTGCTTTGGCTAAGTTATATAATTTGCCAATGACAGGGTTTGAAGCTACGAAATTGTTGAGGACAATTTTATTTAGTTCCGGTGGTTTGCTATTGAGCGAATTAGGTAGCGGAATGCTGTTAGGCTTAGGCAAAAGTGCGACTGCGATCGCCTCTGGGGATAATCCGTTCAATATTACCGCATTTGCGGGGACTGCGATCGCTCAAGGGGGAATTGCTGGTTACGGTACTTATGCTGTCGGAAAAGCCGCCCAAGTGTATTTAGAAAAAGGTTGTAGTTGGGGACAATTTGGCGCAAGTACCGTCATTCAAGAAATCTTATCTCAAGTCGAGCCAAATACAATTTTGTATCGATTGCGGTTAGAGTTGGGGCAGCATTTGAGTTAA
- a CDS encoding DUF4327 family protein, giving the protein MKTSVKYDINAIKDEARQLVDKGLVDRHQPIYALCKYIPGREWVCVEIELEENDFLLRDRIIDLLGREDWQED; this is encoded by the coding sequence ATGAAAACCTCAGTTAAGTACGACATCAATGCTATCAAAGACGAAGCGCGTCAACTCGTTGATAAAGGACTTGTTGACCGTCACCAGCCAATTTATGCTTTGTGCAAATATATTCCAGGTCGTGAGTGGGTTTGCGTAGAAATTGAGCTAGAGGAAAATGATTTTTTGCTTAGGGATCGAATCATCGATTTATTAGGTCGTGAAGATTGGCAAGAAGACTAG
- a CDS encoding Acg family FMN-binding oxidoreductase — translation MSTISNFCNIEAAEFPQTGTPTEQLKFLLNYALLAPSGHNTQPWNFKIQDEAIALYADRTRALPVVDPQDRELIISCGTALFNLRIALRHFGYTGKISTFPEPSQPDLLATIQLGKPTQASADEQMLFEAIPQRHTNRRDYENRDVPKSMLTWLQVDAASEGAWLHVVKGDLTRQAIVELVVRGDRWQMANPDFRRELAAWIHPGSSSSHDGIPGYAYGVNQYLDFATPIFAWAMRTLDLGDAMAHHNRQLTIQSPAILVLGTEQDTPRDWLAAGQALERVLLRSQAVGLSASFLNQPIEVPTLRSQLSKLIYASGYPQILLRLGFGSEVKPTARRRVDEVLL, via the coding sequence ATGTCTACAATATCCAATTTCTGCAACATTGAAGCAGCTGAATTTCCCCAAACTGGTACACCTACAGAGCAGCTCAAGTTTCTTTTAAACTATGCATTGCTAGCTCCTTCTGGGCATAATACTCAACCTTGGAATTTTAAAATTCAAGATGAAGCGATCGCGCTCTATGCTGACCGGACTCGCGCTTTGCCTGTTGTCGATCCTCAAGACCGGGAATTAATTATCAGCTGCGGTACGGCATTGTTTAATCTTCGGATTGCTCTACGTCACTTTGGTTATACGGGCAAAATCTCAACTTTTCCAGAACCCAGTCAACCAGACTTGTTAGCGACGATTCAGTTAGGCAAACCCACACAGGCTAGCGCTGACGAGCAAATGCTGTTTGAGGCAATTCCCCAAAGACATACGAATCGAAGGGATTATGAAAACCGGGATGTCCCCAAATCGATGCTGACATGGTTACAAGTAGATGCCGCTAGCGAAGGTGCGTGGTTGCACGTTGTGAAGGGAGATCTAACCCGTCAGGCGATCGTCGAATTAGTGGTACGAGGCGATCGCTGGCAAATGGCAAATCCCGACTTTCGCCGCGAATTAGCAGCTTGGATTCATCCAGGTAGCAGCTCCAGCCATGATGGTATACCTGGATATGCATATGGAGTGAATCAGTACTTAGATTTTGCTACACCTATTTTTGCTTGGGCAATGCGTACCCTCGATCTCGGAGATGCAATGGCTCATCATAACCGCCAACTCACAATCCAGTCTCCGGCAATTTTAGTGCTGGGTACAGAGCAAGATACTCCGAGAGATTGGCTGGCAGCGGGGCAAGCACTAGAGCGGGTATTGCTGCGAAGTCAAGCAGTAGGATTATCAGCATCCTTTTTAAATCAGCCGATTGAAGTGCCAACTTTGCGATCGCAACTGAGCAAATTAATCTACGCATCGGGCTATCCACAAATTCTGTTGCGTCTGGGTTTTGGTTCTGAGGTAAAACCAACAGCAAGGCGAAGAGTTGATGAAGTTTTGCTATAA